One region of Primulina tabacum isolate GXHZ01 chromosome 1, ASM2559414v2, whole genome shotgun sequence genomic DNA includes:
- the LOC142551939 gene encoding very-long-chain aldehyde decarbonylase CER1-like isoform X2, with translation MASKPGILTEWPWTWLGSFKYVVLAPWAIHSTYSYLVKDTTQRDLSNFLIFPMLLSRMLHNQIWISVSRYRTAKGNNRIVDKSIEFEQVDRETNWDDQIILSGLLFYLASKYLDNGSHLPLWRTDGVLWTILLHTGPVEFLYYWLHRALHHHFLYSRYHSHHHSSIVTEPITSVIHPFAEHIAYFVLFSIPMLSTVFMKNISIISMASYLTYIDLMNNMGHCNFEHIPKWLFSTFPPLKYLMYTPSYHSLHHTQFRTNYSLFMPFYDYVYGTMDKSSDSLYENSLTRKEEAPDVVHLTHLTTPESIYHLRIGFAHLASEPHKSKWYLWLMWPVTLWSMMVTWIYGRTFTAERNVFEHLKLQTWAIPKYNIQYYMKWQRESINRMIEGAILAASDKGVKVLSLGLLNQEEGLNSSGELFLRKHPQLKVKLVDGSSLAVAIVLNSIPKGTSQVVLRGKLSKIACSIALALCQGGVKVYTMREDEHKKLKAMVSNEAGHNLILSQYGTPKIWLVRDGLSEDEQKKAPKGTLFIPFSKFPPKKDRKDCLYNSTPAVLTPKHLENVDSCENWLPRRVMSAWRIAGILHAMEEWNMHECGNMMFGIEKIWKASLEHGFRPSTTSVDPKPN, from the exons ATGGCTTCAAAACCAGGAATTCTCACAGAATGGCCATGGACATGGCTCGGCAGCTTCAAg TATGTGGTATTGGCTCCCTGGGCGATACATTCAACATACTCGTACCTAGTGAAGGATACAACTCAGAGGGATCTATCAAATTTTCTGATTTTCCCAATGTTACTGTCAAGAATGCTGCACAACCAAATATGGATTTCAGTGTCTCGCTATCGGACCGCCAAAGGGAATAATAGAATCGTGGATAAGAGCATTGAATTCGAGCAAGTTGATAGAGAAACAAACTG GGATGATCAAATTATACTCAGCGGCCTTTTATTCTATCTAGCATCCAAGTATCTCGATAATGGAAGTCATCTGCCCTTATGGAGGACAGATGGGGTTTTATGGACGATTCTACTTCATACAGGTCCAGTGGAGTTCCTCTACTATTGGCTGCACAGAGCGTTACACCACCATTTTCTTTACTCACGCTACCATTCCCACCACCACTCCTCTATTGTCACCGAACCCATTACAT CCGTAATCCATCCGTTCGCGGAGCATATAGCATATTTTGTGCTATTTTCGATACCAATGCTTTCAACGGTGTTCATGAAAAACATATCCATCATTTCGATGGCAAGTTATCTCACTTACATTGATCTCATGAACAACATGGGTCACTGTAATTTTGAACACATCCCAAAATGGCTTTTCTCCACGTTTCCCCCGCTCAAGTACCTCATGTACACACCATC GTACCACTCGCTTCATCACACCCAATTTCGAACCAATTATTCACTTTTCATGCCATTTTATGACTACGTATATGGTACCATGGACAAATCTTCGGATTCGTTATATGAAAATTCACTTACTCGGAAGGAGGAAGCACCTGATGTGGTTCATCTGACTCATCTAACAACTCCAGAATCAATATATCATCTCCGTATAGGTTTTGCACACTTGGCTTCTGAACCTCACAAATCCAAATGGTACTTATGGCTAATGTGGCCTGTCACACTTTGGTCAATGATGGTCACTTGGATTTACGGGCGTACATTTACTGCTGAGAGAAACGTCTTCGAACACCTAAAATTGCAAACATGGGCGATTCCCAAGTATAATATTCAG TACTACATGAAATGGCAAAGAGAATCAATTAATCGTATGATTGAGGGTGCTATACTTGCAGCTTCAGACAAGGGAGTTAAAGTTTTGAGCCTAGGCTTGTTAAATCAg GAGGAGGGGCTCAACAGCAGCGGTGAACTTTTCTTAAGAAAGCACCCCCAGCTAAAAGTGAAGTTGGTAGATGGAAGTAGTTTGGCAGTTGCTATTGTGTTGAATAGTATTCCAAAAGGAACATCTCAGGTGGTCCTTCGAGGCAAGCTGTCGAAGATAGCTTGTTCCATTGCCCTTGCCCTGTGCCAAGGAGGTGTAAAG GTATATACAATGCGAGAGGATGAACATAAGAAGCTGAAAGCAATGGTTAGCAATGAGGCGGGACATAATTTGATACTCTCACAGTACGGCACTCCAAAG ATATGGTTAGTTAGAGATGGACTAAGTGAAGATGAACAAAAGAAGGCCCCAAAAGGAACTCTCTTCATTCCATTCTCAAAGTTCCCTCCAAAGAAAGACCGAAAAGACTGCTTATACAACTCCACACCAGCAGTGTTGACTCCCAAGCATCTTGAAAATGTTGACTCTTGTGAG AATTGGTTACCAAGAAGAGTGATGAGCGCATGGCGCATAGCAGGAATACTGCATGCTATGGAAGAATGGAACATGCATGAGTGTGGAAACATGATGTTTGGTATTGAGAAAATCTGGAAAGCCAGTCTCGAGCATGGATTTCGTCCCTCAACGACATCCGTGGATCCAAAGCCCAATTAG
- the LOC142551939 gene encoding very-long-chain aldehyde decarbonylase CER1-like isoform X3 yields MASKPGILTEWPWTWLGSFKYVVLAPWAIHSTYSYLVKDTTQRDLSNFLIFPMLLSRMLHNQIWISVSRYRTAKGNNRIVDKSIEFEQVDRETNWDDQIILSGLLFYLASKYLDNGSHLPLWRTDGVLWTILLHTAVIHPFAEHIAYFVLFSIPMLSTVFMKNISIISMASYLTYIDLMNNMGHCNFEHIPKWLFSTFPPLKYLMYTPSYHSLHHTQFRTNYSLFMPFYDYVYGTMDKSSDSLYENSLTRKEEAPDVVHLTHLTTPESIYHLRIGFAHLASEPHKSKWYLWLMWPVTLWSMMVTWIYGRTFTAERNVFEHLKLQTWAIPKYNIQYYMKWQRESINRMIEGAILAASDKGVKVLSLGLLNQEEGLNSSGELFLRKHPQLKVKLVDGSSLAVAIVLNSIPKGTSQVVLRGKLSKIACSIALALCQGGVKVYTMREDEHKKLKAMVSNEAGHNLILSQYGTPKFVQIWLVRDGLSEDEQKKAPKGTLFIPFSKFPPKKDRKDCLYNSTPAVLTPKHLENVDSCENWLPRRVMSAWRIAGILHAMEEWNMHECGNMMFGIEKIWKASLEHGFRPSTTSVDPKPN; encoded by the exons ATGGCTTCAAAACCAGGAATTCTCACAGAATGGCCATGGACATGGCTCGGCAGCTTCAAg TATGTGGTATTGGCTCCCTGGGCGATACATTCAACATACTCGTACCTAGTGAAGGATACAACTCAGAGGGATCTATCAAATTTTCTGATTTTCCCAATGTTACTGTCAAGAATGCTGCACAACCAAATATGGATTTCAGTGTCTCGCTATCGGACCGCCAAAGGGAATAATAGAATCGTGGATAAGAGCATTGAATTCGAGCAAGTTGATAGAGAAACAAACTG GGATGATCAAATTATACTCAGCGGCCTTTTATTCTATCTAGCATCCAAGTATCTCGATAATGGAAGTCATCTGCCCTTATGGAGGACAGATGGGGTTTTATGGACGATTCTACTTCATACAG CCGTAATCCATCCGTTCGCGGAGCATATAGCATATTTTGTGCTATTTTCGATACCAATGCTTTCAACGGTGTTCATGAAAAACATATCCATCATTTCGATGGCAAGTTATCTCACTTACATTGATCTCATGAACAACATGGGTCACTGTAATTTTGAACACATCCCAAAATGGCTTTTCTCCACGTTTCCCCCGCTCAAGTACCTCATGTACACACCATC GTACCACTCGCTTCATCACACCCAATTTCGAACCAATTATTCACTTTTCATGCCATTTTATGACTACGTATATGGTACCATGGACAAATCTTCGGATTCGTTATATGAAAATTCACTTACTCGGAAGGAGGAAGCACCTGATGTGGTTCATCTGACTCATCTAACAACTCCAGAATCAATATATCATCTCCGTATAGGTTTTGCACACTTGGCTTCTGAACCTCACAAATCCAAATGGTACTTATGGCTAATGTGGCCTGTCACACTTTGGTCAATGATGGTCACTTGGATTTACGGGCGTACATTTACTGCTGAGAGAAACGTCTTCGAACACCTAAAATTGCAAACATGGGCGATTCCCAAGTATAATATTCAG TACTACATGAAATGGCAAAGAGAATCAATTAATCGTATGATTGAGGGTGCTATACTTGCAGCTTCAGACAAGGGAGTTAAAGTTTTGAGCCTAGGCTTGTTAAATCAg GAGGAGGGGCTCAACAGCAGCGGTGAACTTTTCTTAAGAAAGCACCCCCAGCTAAAAGTGAAGTTGGTAGATGGAAGTAGTTTGGCAGTTGCTATTGTGTTGAATAGTATTCCAAAAGGAACATCTCAGGTGGTCCTTCGAGGCAAGCTGTCGAAGATAGCTTGTTCCATTGCCCTTGCCCTGTGCCAAGGAGGTGTAAAG GTATATACAATGCGAGAGGATGAACATAAGAAGCTGAAAGCAATGGTTAGCAATGAGGCGGGACATAATTTGATACTCTCACAGTACGGCACTCCAAAG TTTGTGCAGATATGGTTAGTTAGAGATGGACTAAGTGAAGATGAACAAAAGAAGGCCCCAAAAGGAACTCTCTTCATTCCATTCTCAAAGTTCCCTCCAAAGAAAGACCGAAAAGACTGCTTATACAACTCCACACCAGCAGTGTTGACTCCCAAGCATCTTGAAAATGTTGACTCTTGTGAG AATTGGTTACCAAGAAGAGTGATGAGCGCATGGCGCATAGCAGGAATACTGCATGCTATGGAAGAATGGAACATGCATGAGTGTGGAAACATGATGTTTGGTATTGAGAAAATCTGGAAAGCCAGTCTCGAGCATGGATTTCGTCCCTCAACGACATCCGTGGATCCAAAGCCCAATTAG
- the LOC142551939 gene encoding very-long-chain aldehyde decarbonylase CER1-like isoform X1 produces MASKPGILTEWPWTWLGSFKYVVLAPWAIHSTYSYLVKDTTQRDLSNFLIFPMLLSRMLHNQIWISVSRYRTAKGNNRIVDKSIEFEQVDRETNWDDQIILSGLLFYLASKYLDNGSHLPLWRTDGVLWTILLHTGPVEFLYYWLHRALHHHFLYSRYHSHHHSSIVTEPITSVIHPFAEHIAYFVLFSIPMLSTVFMKNISIISMASYLTYIDLMNNMGHCNFEHIPKWLFSTFPPLKYLMYTPSYHSLHHTQFRTNYSLFMPFYDYVYGTMDKSSDSLYENSLTRKEEAPDVVHLTHLTTPESIYHLRIGFAHLASEPHKSKWYLWLMWPVTLWSMMVTWIYGRTFTAERNVFEHLKLQTWAIPKYNIQYYMKWQRESINRMIEGAILAASDKGVKVLSLGLLNQEEGLNSSGELFLRKHPQLKVKLVDGSSLAVAIVLNSIPKGTSQVVLRGKLSKIACSIALALCQGGVKVYTMREDEHKKLKAMVSNEAGHNLILSQYGTPKFVQIWLVRDGLSEDEQKKAPKGTLFIPFSKFPPKKDRKDCLYNSTPAVLTPKHLENVDSCENWLPRRVMSAWRIAGILHAMEEWNMHECGNMMFGIEKIWKASLEHGFRPSTTSVDPKPN; encoded by the exons ATGGCTTCAAAACCAGGAATTCTCACAGAATGGCCATGGACATGGCTCGGCAGCTTCAAg TATGTGGTATTGGCTCCCTGGGCGATACATTCAACATACTCGTACCTAGTGAAGGATACAACTCAGAGGGATCTATCAAATTTTCTGATTTTCCCAATGTTACTGTCAAGAATGCTGCACAACCAAATATGGATTTCAGTGTCTCGCTATCGGACCGCCAAAGGGAATAATAGAATCGTGGATAAGAGCATTGAATTCGAGCAAGTTGATAGAGAAACAAACTG GGATGATCAAATTATACTCAGCGGCCTTTTATTCTATCTAGCATCCAAGTATCTCGATAATGGAAGTCATCTGCCCTTATGGAGGACAGATGGGGTTTTATGGACGATTCTACTTCATACAGGTCCAGTGGAGTTCCTCTACTATTGGCTGCACAGAGCGTTACACCACCATTTTCTTTACTCACGCTACCATTCCCACCACCACTCCTCTATTGTCACCGAACCCATTACAT CCGTAATCCATCCGTTCGCGGAGCATATAGCATATTTTGTGCTATTTTCGATACCAATGCTTTCAACGGTGTTCATGAAAAACATATCCATCATTTCGATGGCAAGTTATCTCACTTACATTGATCTCATGAACAACATGGGTCACTGTAATTTTGAACACATCCCAAAATGGCTTTTCTCCACGTTTCCCCCGCTCAAGTACCTCATGTACACACCATC GTACCACTCGCTTCATCACACCCAATTTCGAACCAATTATTCACTTTTCATGCCATTTTATGACTACGTATATGGTACCATGGACAAATCTTCGGATTCGTTATATGAAAATTCACTTACTCGGAAGGAGGAAGCACCTGATGTGGTTCATCTGACTCATCTAACAACTCCAGAATCAATATATCATCTCCGTATAGGTTTTGCACACTTGGCTTCTGAACCTCACAAATCCAAATGGTACTTATGGCTAATGTGGCCTGTCACACTTTGGTCAATGATGGTCACTTGGATTTACGGGCGTACATTTACTGCTGAGAGAAACGTCTTCGAACACCTAAAATTGCAAACATGGGCGATTCCCAAGTATAATATTCAG TACTACATGAAATGGCAAAGAGAATCAATTAATCGTATGATTGAGGGTGCTATACTTGCAGCTTCAGACAAGGGAGTTAAAGTTTTGAGCCTAGGCTTGTTAAATCAg GAGGAGGGGCTCAACAGCAGCGGTGAACTTTTCTTAAGAAAGCACCCCCAGCTAAAAGTGAAGTTGGTAGATGGAAGTAGTTTGGCAGTTGCTATTGTGTTGAATAGTATTCCAAAAGGAACATCTCAGGTGGTCCTTCGAGGCAAGCTGTCGAAGATAGCTTGTTCCATTGCCCTTGCCCTGTGCCAAGGAGGTGTAAAG GTATATACAATGCGAGAGGATGAACATAAGAAGCTGAAAGCAATGGTTAGCAATGAGGCGGGACATAATTTGATACTCTCACAGTACGGCACTCCAAAG TTTGTGCAGATATGGTTAGTTAGAGATGGACTAAGTGAAGATGAACAAAAGAAGGCCCCAAAAGGAACTCTCTTCATTCCATTCTCAAAGTTCCCTCCAAAGAAAGACCGAAAAGACTGCTTATACAACTCCACACCAGCAGTGTTGACTCCCAAGCATCTTGAAAATGTTGACTCTTGTGAG AATTGGTTACCAAGAAGAGTGATGAGCGCATGGCGCATAGCAGGAATACTGCATGCTATGGAAGAATGGAACATGCATGAGTGTGGAAACATGATGTTTGGTATTGAGAAAATCTGGAAAGCCAGTCTCGAGCATGGATTTCGTCCCTCAACGACATCCGTGGATCCAAAGCCCAATTAG
- the LOC142551952 gene encoding very-long-chain aldehyde decarbonylase CER1-like yields MATTPGFLTDWPWKHLGSFKYMILAPWGMQSVYSMATKGKNEWDYANLMVIPLLMWRAFHNQLWISFSRHRTAKGSNRILDRSIEFEQVDRETNWDDQILLNGILFYIVNSIVPNSSFLPIWRNEGIIITILLHIGPVEYIYYWLHRALHHHYLYSRYHSHHHSSIVTEPITSVTHPFAEHLSYFFLFSIPMFGTVLTRTASLASLVGYITYIDLMNNMGHCNFEFIPKWVFSIFPPLKYMMYTPSFHSLHHTRFRTNYSLFMPFYDYIHGTMDKSSDELYETSLTRQEDNPGVVHLTHLTTPESIFHLQIGLASVASRPQNSKWYIWFVRPLTTWPMMLNFIHGSTFVVERNDFEKLKLQTWAIPRYSIQYSIKWQGQVINNLVEEAILEAEARGTKILSLGLLNQSWELNRSGALYIEKNPKLNIKVVDGSSLAVAIVINSIPKGTNEVLFRGSLSKIAYAIVSALCQKGIQVSTFYEFERLKLSFRSQSEIALSKTYSERVWIVGDGLSKEEQLKAPKGTLFIPYSQFPPKKERKDAFHCYTPAMVSPPALENLHSCENWLPRRVMSAWRVAGILHALEGYNVHECGETMFDVNKIWDDALKHGFRLQPFAGN; encoded by the exons ATGGCCACAACACCAGGGTTTCTGACTGACTGGCCATGGAAGCACCTTGGGAGTTTTAAG TACATGATATTGGCTCCATGGGGAATGCAAAGTGTTTACTCAATGGCAACAAAAGGTAAAAATGAATGGGACTACGCCAACTTAATGGTGATCCCATTACTAATGTGGAGGGCCTTTCACAATCAATTATGGATCTCATTTTCTCGCCACAGAACTGCCAAAGGCAGCAATCGCATACTTGACAGGAGCATTGAATTCGAGCAGGTGGATAGAGAAACTAACTG GGATGATCAAATTCTGCTAAATGGAATTTTGTTTTACATTGTCAACTCTATAGTTCCAAATAGTTCTTTCTTGCCTATTTGGAGAAATGAAGGCATAATTATCACCATTCTTCTTCACATTGGCCCGGTGGAATACATTTACTACTGGTTGCATAGAGCTTTGCACCACCATTACCTCTACTCCAGATACCATTCCCACCACCATTCCTCCATCGTGACCGAACCCATTACAT CTGTCACACATCCTTTCGCGGAGCATTTGTCATATTTCTTTCTCTTCTCAATTCCCATGTTTGGAACAGTGCTCACCCGGACGGCATCCTTAGCATCTCTTGTGGGATATATTACCTATATTGATCTCATGAACAATATGGGGCATTGCAACTTTGAATTCATTCCGAAATGGGTCTTTTCCATTTTCCCTCCTCTCAAATACATGATGTATACACCTTC GTTTCACTCTTTGCATCACACGCGTTTTCGTACAAACTATTCGTTGTTCATGCCATTCTACGACTACATACATGGCACCATGGATAAATCCAGCGATGAATTATATGAGACGTCACTCACGAGGCAGGAAGACAACCCTGGTGTGGTGCATTTAACACATCTAACCACACCAGAATCCATATTTCATCTCCAAATTGGATTGGCGTCCGTTGCTTCAAGGCCTCAAAATTCCAAATGGTACATATGGTTTGTAAGACCTCTAACAACATGGCCGATGATGCTCAACTTCATACACGGGAGTACTTTTGTAGTCGAGAGAAATGACTTCGAGAAACTCAAGTTGCAGACGTGGGCTATTCCAAGATACAGCATACAG TATTCCATCAAATGGCAAGGACAAGTTATCAACAATTTAGTCGAGGAAGCCATACTAGAAGCAGAAGCTAGAGGCACCAAGATTTTAAGTCTAGGCCTGCTGAACCAG AGTTGGGAACTTAACAGAAGTGGCGCTTTATACATTGAAAAGAATCCGAAGCTGAATATCAAAGTAGTAGATGGAAGTAGCTTGGCTGTTGCTATAGTAATCAACAGCATTCCTAAAGGCACCAATGAGGTTTTATTCAGAGGCAGCCTCTCAAAAATTGCATATGCAATTGTTTCTGCTTTGTGCCAAAAGGGTATTCAG GTATCTACGTTTTATGAATTCGAAAGACTTAAATTGAGTTTCAGATCTCAGAGTGAAATAGCACTCTCAAAAACCTACTCTGAGCgg GTTTGGATAGTTGGAGATGGATTATCCAAAGAAGAACAACTCAAGGCACCAAAGGGTACCTTATTCATTCCATACTCTCAATTTCCTCCGAAGAAAGAGCGCAAAGACGCCTTCCACTGTTACACTCCTGCAATGGTGTCTCCTCCTGCACTTGAGAATCTGCACTCCTGCGAG AACTGGTTACCAAGAAGAGTTATGAGTGCTTGGCGTGTGGCTGGAATATTGCATGCTTTAGAAGGATACAATGTGCACGAATGCGGGGAGACCATGTTCGACGTTAACAAAATTTGGGATGATGCACTTAAACATGGATTTCGCCTTCAACCATTTGCAGGTAACTAA
- the LOC142520096 gene encoding uncharacterized protein LOC142520096, translating into MKCKKHPFDPSSNVGVCASCLRERLFAVIATQIQAQRETLFQQGQQGCRKSDAQLPPFVFPRSVSPYVSHRKSDSAATWQIQGNHRIFYSTPQVGPNGFVAVAVAIEKDKKSNKGRFSSVLNGLFRSKSDKMGLETGPVSNRGVSVDSCAASRSWFSTIVPGRRKNQVQTFSVEEYSNRAHRISDRGMSPSNVEDDEHCRDGSSGYSSESSQAWKQTPRRTPATRRCKGRMAAQSRNASGLAFCLSPLVRPSSNRKWSQKVAPPDMTLAGEVRGPPKPHFSTAPSFCKNRSRKLADFGEPSYNPPYPIS; encoded by the coding sequence atgaagtGCAAGAAACATCCGTTTGACCCGAGTAGCAATGTCGGGGTATGCGCCTCCTGTCTCCGGGAACGCCTCTTCGCAGTTATTGCGACCCAGATTCAAGCTCAGAGAGAAACCCTTTTTCAACAGGGTCAACAAGGTTGCCGGAAATCGGATGCCCAACTACCTCCATTCGTCTTCCCTCGATCGGTTTCTCCTTATGTTTCCCACCGGAAGTCCGATTCTGCAGCCACGTGGCAGATTCAAGGCAACCATCGAATATTCTATAGTACGCCACAGGTGGGTCCTAATGGGTTTGTAGCGGTGGCAGTCGCAATAGAGAAGGACAAGAAGAGTAACAAGGGGAGATTTTCTTCGGTTTTAAACGGGCTTTTCAGATCGAAATCGGACAAGATGGGTTTGGAAACGGGCCCGGTCTCCAACCGTGGCGTGTCGGTCGATTCGTGCGCGGCTTCTCGATCTTGGTTCTCCACGATTGTTCCCGGTCGCCGGAAAAATCAGGTCCAGACCTTTTCTGTAGAAGAATACTCGAACAGAGCCCACCGGATCTCCGACCgaggaatgtctccctccaacGTGGAGGACGACGAGCATTGCCGCGACGGATCGAGCGGATACTCGTCGGAGTCTTCTCAGGCGTGGAAGCAGACACCGAGGAGGACACCAGCTACGCGGCGCTGCAAAGGGAGGATGGCGGCGCAAAGCAGGAATGCGTCGGGTTTGGCATTTTGTCTAAGCCCCTTGGTTCGGCCCAGCTCGAACCGGAAATGGAGTCAGAAGGTTGCTCCGCCGGATATGACGCTGGCCGGAGAGGTGAGAGGCCCGCCGAAGCCACACTTCTCCACAGCGCCGTCGTTTTGCAAGAATCGTTCCCGGAAGCTCGCCGATTTCGGTGAACCGAGTTACAATCCTCCTTATCCCATCAGTTGA